A genomic region of Macaca thibetana thibetana isolate TM-01 chromosome 14, ASM2454274v1, whole genome shotgun sequence contains the following coding sequences:
- the LGR4 gene encoding leucine-rich repeat-containing G-protein coupled receptor 4 codes for MPGPLGLLCFLALGLLGSAGPSGAAPPLCAAPCSCDGDRRVDCSGKGLTAVPEGLSAFTQALDISMNNITQLPEDAFKNFPFLEELQLAGNDLSFIHPKALSGLKELKVLTLQNNQLKTVPSEAIRGLSALQSLRLDANHITSVPEDSFEGLVQLRHLWLDDNSLTEVPVHPLSNLPTLQALTLALNKISSIPDFAFTNLSSLVVLHLHNNKIKSLSQHCFDGLDNLETLDLNYNNLGEFPQAIKALPSLKELGFHSNSISVIPDGAFDGNPLLRTIHLYDNPLSYVGNSAFHNLSDLHSLVIRGASMVQQFPNLTGTAHLESLTLTGTKISSIPNNLCQEQKMLRTLDLSYNNIRDLPSFNGCHALEEISLQRNQIYQIKEGTFQGLISLRILDLSRNLIHEIHSKAFATLGPITNLDVSFNELTSFPTEGLNGLNQLKLVGNFKLKEALAAKDFVNLRSLSVPYAYQCCAFWGCDSYANLNTEDNSLQDHSVAQEKGTADAANVTSTVENEEHSQIIIHCTPSTGAFKPCEYLLGSWMIRLTVWFIFLVALFFNLLVILTTFASCTSLPSSKLFIGLISVSNLFMGIYTGILTFLDAVSWGRFAEFGIWWETGSGCKVAGFLAVFSSESAIFLLMLATVERSLSAKDVMKNGKSNHLKQFRVAALLAFLGATVAGCFPLFHRGEYSASPLCLPFPTGETPSLGFTVTLVLLNSLAFLLMAIIYTKLYCNLEKEDLSENSQSSMIKHVAWLIFTNCIFFCPVAFFSFAPLITAISISPEIMKSVTLIFFPLPACLNPVLYVFFNPKFKEDWKLLKRRVTKKSGSVSVSISSQGGCLEQDFYYDCGMYSHLQGNLTVCDCCESFLLTKPVSCKHLIKSHSCPALAVASCQRAEGYWSDCGTQSAHSDYADEEDSFVSDSSDQVQACGRACFYQSRGFPLVRYAYNLPRVKD; via the exons acaATTGGCGGGCAACGACCTTTCTTTTATCCACCCAAAGGCCTTGTCTGGGTTGAAAGAACTCAAAGTTCT aacGCTCCAGAATAATCAGTTGAAAACAGTACCCAGTGAAGCCATTCGAGGGCTGAGTGCTTTGCAGTCTTT gCGTTTAGATGCCAACCATATTACCTCAGTCCCCGAGGACAGTTTTGAAGGACTTGTTCAGTTACGGCATCTGTGGCTGGATGACAACAGCTTGACAGAGGTGCCCGTGCACCCCCTCAGCAATCTGCCCACCCTACAGGCACTGACCCTGGCTCTCAATAAGATCTCAAGCATCCCTGACTTTGCATTTACCAACCTTTCAAGCCTGGTAGTTCT gCATCTtcataacaataaaattaaaagcctGAGTCAACACTGTTTTGATGGACTAGATAACCTGGAGACCTT agactTGAATTATAATAACTTGGGGGAATTTCCTCAGGCTATTAAAGCCCTTCCTAGCCTAAAAGAGCT AGGATTTCATAGTAATTCTATTTCTGTTATTCCTGATGGAGCATTTGATGGTAACCCACTCTTAAGAACTAT ACATTTGTATGATAATCCTCTATCTTATGTGGGGAACTCAGCATTTCACAATTTATCTGATCTTCATTCCCT AGTCATTCGTGGTGCAAGCATGGTGCAGCAGTTCCCCAATCTTACAGGAACCGCCCACCTGGAAAGTCT GACTTTGACAGGTACAAAGATAAGCAGCATACCTAATAATTTGTGTCAAGAACAAAAGATGCTTAGgacttt GGACTTGTCTTACAACAATATAAGAGACCTTCCAAGTTTTAATGGTTGCCATGCTCTGGAAGAAAT ttctttacaGCGTAATCAGATCTACCAAATAAAGGAAGGCACCTTTCAAGGCCTGATATCCCTAAGGATTCT AGATCTGAGTAGAAACCTGATACATGAAATTCACAGTAAAGCTTTTGCCACACTTGGGCCAATAACTAACCT AGATGTAAGTTTCAATGAATTAACTTCCTTTCCTACGGAAGGCCTGAATGGGCTAAATCAACTGAAACTTGTGGGCAACTTCAAGCTGAAAGAAGCCTTAGCAGCAAAAGACTTTGTTAACCTCag gtcttTATCAGTACCATATGCTTATCAGTGCTGTGCATTTTGGGGTTGTGACTCTTATGCAAATTTAAACACAGAAGATAACAGCCTCCAGGACCACAGTGTGGCACAGGAGAAAG GTACTGCTGATGCAGCAAATGTCACAAGCACTGTTGAAAATGAAGAACATAGTCAAATAATTATCCATTGTACACCTTCAACAG gtGCTTTTAAGCCCTGTGAATATTTACTGGGAAGCTGGATGATTCGTCTTACTGTGTGGTTCATTTTCTTGGTTGCATTATTTTTCAACCTACTTGTTATTTTAACAACATTTGCATCTTGTACATCACTGCCTTCGTCCAAATTGTTTATAGGCTTGATTTCTGTGTCTAACTTATTCATGGGAATCTATACTGGCATCCTAACTTTTCTTGATGCTGTGTCCTGGGGCAGATTCGCTGAATTTGGCATTTGGTGGGAAACTGGCAGTGGCTGCAAAGTAGCTGGGTTTCTTGCAGTTTTCTCCTCAGAAAGTGCCATATTTTTATTAATGCTAGCAACTGTTGAAAGAAGCTTATCTGCAAAAGATGTAATGAAAAATGGGAAGAGCAATCATCTCAAACAGTTCCGGGTTGCTGCCCTTTTGGCTTTCCTAGGTGCTACAGTAGCAGGCTGTTTTCCCCTTTTCCACAGAGGGGAATATTCTGCATCACCCCTTTGTTTGCCATTTCCTACAGGTGAAACGCCGTCATTAGGATTCACTGTAACCTTAGTGCTATTAAACTCACTAGCATTTTTATTAATGGCCATTATCTACACTAAGCTATACTGCAACTTGGAAAAAGAGGACCTCTCAGAAAACTCACAATCTAGCATGATTAAGCATGTTGCTTGGCTAATCTTCACCAATTGCATCTTTTTCTGCCCAgtggcatttttttcatttgcaccattgatcactgcaatctctatcAGCCCCGAAATAATGAAGTCTGTTACTCTGATATTTTTTCCATTGCCTGCTTGCCTAAATCCAGTCCTGTATGTTTTCTTCAACCCAAAGTTTAAAGAAGACTGGAAGTTACTGAAGCGACGTGTTACCAAGAAAAGTGGATCAGTTTCAGTTTCCATCAGTAGCCAAGGTGGTTGTCTGGAACAGGATTTCTACTACGACTGTGGCATGTACTCACATTTGCAGGGTAACCTGACTGTTTGCGACTGCTGCGAATCGTTTCTTTTAACAAAGCCAGTATCATGCAAACACTTGATAAAATCACACAGCTGTCCTGCATTGGCAGTGGCTTCTTGCCAAAGAGCGGAGGGCTATTGGTCCGACTGTGGCACACAGTCGGCCCACTCTGATTACGCAGATGAAGAAGATTCCTTTGTCTCAGACAGTTCTGACCAGGTGCAGGCCTGTGGACGAGCCTGCTTCTACCAGAGTAGAGGATTCCCTTTGGTGCGCTATGCTTACAATCTACCAAGAGTTAAAGACTGA